The Spirosoma foliorum genome has a window encoding:
- a CDS encoding TonB-dependent receptor domain-containing protein encodes MRNFSLLAVLCLLTAALYAQSPAATTRFTLQGRAVDTASAPLPSATVMLLSAKDSAMINFTRANENGAFSFKNLKAGSYILKISFVEYIPYNQSIKSTGEPVMDLGLLKMKPITRELMEVVVRTAKAPLTIKGDTIEYNASSFKVPPGSTVEDLLRKLPGVQIDQDGNIRAQGQEVKKVTVDGKSFFGDDPKLATKNLQAEAITKVQVFNDKTEQAKMTGVDDGKKEKTVNLQLKDEFKKGGFGKVTAGAGPASNNVSTRFEGKGSYNKFDSKQQFSALLLGNNTNQQGISFNDYQDFRGSNSFNWNDNADFGFSGSNRFLYFGDDNESLTIPISGGNGRGFTKNAAGGLNYNYDTKKTKLSTSYYFNQTRLDLDALRENKSYLPGSTNLRKTDTSSQANLTTNHRVSFRLEKQLDSMQTLLIISNSRFGINSSNLQSQQRVFQSVANSSEIPTTYSQSTNNSSANQFAMANTLLYRLKFKKKGRNFGASATFQINKNDGDLLLKARNEFFQATSVNDMLRVLNQDQGTASISNQYKANLLYVEPFAKKFFWETFYNFNLRYDEVDRDVSNLDDSRRQIDSLSLYYKNNYLFNRLGSSVRYSYKGLNISVGVAGQQFQLDGKFARDQSQPLQPIKRTFTTVIPNFSLNYDLKNNRYLNASYDVGVQIPSSRDLQPVTSNSNPLAITRGNPNLLPQLGHNLSAYFSYFNPGSFINFWSNIYTTYFVNQIIYSQIVDPKTLITTTMPENLTGGKNLGSYIGFGFPLKKTKATLNLNTQLNFGHNLTRINEVLNETNNQNYSFGVRLELTPKEWITFYGNANIGITNTKYSINTAQNQTIYNNSVRGDLNLKLPGGFYLNTTMNYNEYKNEKLNFNQQIPLLSSSIYRIVGKAKKAEVRLSGFDLLNRNVVVSQYAGQNYTSTERIQSLARYFMLSFTYNMRGVQAKMRRDYY; translated from the coding sequence ATGAGAAACTTTTCCCTGCTGGCCGTACTATGTCTGCTCACGGCTGCGCTCTATGCCCAAAGCCCTGCTGCCACCACCCGCTTTACACTTCAGGGCCGTGCTGTCGATACGGCATCAGCTCCCTTGCCATCGGCAACTGTCATGCTGCTTAGTGCCAAAGATTCGGCGATGATCAATTTCACCCGCGCCAATGAAAATGGTGCATTCTCGTTTAAGAATTTAAAGGCAGGAAGCTATATTCTGAAGATCTCCTTTGTCGAGTATATTCCCTACAACCAGTCGATTAAATCGACGGGGGAGCCTGTCATGGATTTAGGCCTTTTGAAGATGAAACCCATCACCCGAGAGTTGATGGAAGTGGTAGTCAGAACAGCAAAAGCCCCGTTGACCATTAAAGGCGATACGATTGAGTATAATGCCAGTTCGTTTAAGGTGCCGCCCGGTTCGACAGTTGAGGATTTGCTACGTAAACTGCCTGGTGTTCAGATTGATCAGGATGGGAATATTCGGGCGCAGGGGCAGGAAGTAAAGAAGGTGACGGTTGATGGAAAAAGCTTTTTCGGCGACGATCCGAAACTGGCTACCAAAAACCTTCAGGCCGAAGCGATCACTAAAGTGCAGGTTTTTAACGACAAAACCGAGCAGGCGAAAATGACGGGCGTTGACGATGGTAAAAAAGAAAAGACTGTCAACCTGCAACTCAAGGACGAATTTAAAAAGGGAGGTTTTGGCAAAGTAACTGCCGGAGCAGGCCCCGCTTCGAATAACGTATCGACCCGTTTTGAAGGAAAAGGGAGCTACAACAAATTTGACAGTAAACAACAATTTTCAGCTTTATTGCTAGGGAATAATACAAACCAGCAAGGGATTTCCTTTAATGATTATCAGGACTTTCGCGGAAGCAATTCGTTTAACTGGAACGATAATGCTGACTTTGGATTCAGTGGCTCTAATCGCTTTCTTTACTTTGGTGATGACAATGAAAGCCTGACCATTCCAATTAGCGGGGGCAATGGGCGGGGCTTTACCAAAAACGCGGCAGGGGGGCTTAACTACAACTACGACACCAAAAAAACCAAGCTGAGTACGAGCTACTATTTCAACCAGACCCGGTTAGATCTGGATGCGCTTCGGGAAAATAAAAGCTACCTGCCTGGGTCAACCAATTTGCGGAAAACAGATACCAGCAGCCAGGCTAACCTGACAACGAACCACCGAGTCAGCTTCCGTTTAGAAAAGCAACTCGATTCCATGCAAACGTTGCTGATAATTAGTAATAGCCGGTTTGGTATCAATAGTAGCAATCTGCAAAGTCAGCAACGGGTCTTCCAGAGTGTAGCCAATAGTTCTGAAATTCCGACTACCTATAGTCAGTCGACGAATAATTCATCGGCAAATCAGTTCGCAATGGCCAATACGCTGCTATATCGGCTGAAATTCAAAAAGAAAGGACGCAATTTTGGCGCAAGTGCGACCTTTCAGATCAATAAAAACGATGGCGATTTGCTGCTGAAAGCCCGAAACGAATTCTTTCAGGCCACTAGTGTCAATGATATGCTACGTGTGCTGAATCAGGATCAGGGAACGGCCTCGATCAGTAATCAGTACAAGGCCAATCTGCTCTACGTGGAACCGTTCGCCAAAAAATTCTTCTGGGAGACGTTCTATAACTTCAACCTCCGCTACGATGAAGTAGACCGCGATGTATCGAACCTGGACGACAGTCGCCGACAGATCGATTCATTAAGTTTGTACTATAAGAACAATTACCTGTTCAACCGACTGGGAAGCAGTGTGCGTTATTCCTACAAAGGGTTGAATATTTCGGTAGGGGTAGCTGGGCAACAATTCCAGCTCGATGGGAAGTTCGCCCGTGATCAAAGCCAGCCGCTCCAGCCTATCAAACGGACATTTACGACGGTAATTCCGAACTTTTCGCTCAACTACGATCTGAAAAACAACCGATACCTCAACGCTAGTTATGATGTAGGGGTGCAGATTCCATCTTCGCGCGATTTGCAGCCGGTAACCAGCAACAGCAACCCACTGGCAATCACCCGTGGAAATCCGAATCTGTTGCCCCAATTGGGTCATAATTTGAGCGCTTATTTCAGCTATTTTAATCCGGGTAGTTTTATTAATTTCTGGTCGAATATCTACACGACCTACTTTGTTAACCAGATTATTTACAGCCAGATCGTTGATCCGAAAACCCTGATTACGACCACAATGCCCGAAAACCTGACGGGGGGTAAAAATCTGGGTTCGTATATCGGTTTTGGTTTCCCATTGAAGAAAACCAAGGCAACCCTAAACCTGAACACGCAGTTGAATTTTGGCCATAATCTGACGCGTATCAATGAGGTGTTGAACGAAACCAACAACCAGAATTACTCGTTCGGCGTCCGGCTTGAATTGACGCCTAAAGAGTGGATTACGTTTTATGGAAATGCGAACATAGGCATTACCAATACGAAGTATTCGATCAACACGGCGCAGAATCAGACCATTTACAACAACAGCGTTCGGGGTGATCTGAACCTGAAATTACCCGGAGGTTTTTACCTGAATACAACAATGAACTATAACGAGTACAAAAACGAGAAGTTGAATTTCAATCAGCAGATTCCCTTGTTAAGTTCGTCGATCTATCGTATTGTTGGGAAAGCTAAAAAAGCGGAAGTTCGTTTGTCGGGCTTCGATCTGCTCAACCGGAATGTGGTGGTATCGCAATATGCCGGACAGAATTATACCAGTACCGAACGAATTCAGTCGCTGGCCCGGTATTTTATGCTGAGCTTTACCTACAACATGCGTGGTGTTCAGGCTAAAATGCGCCGGGATTATTATTGA
- the pabB gene encoding aminodeoxychorismate synthase component I encodes MNVLHVSATDTLSIQWQALTWAMSQQAHEGGFVAFLNNNNIAYPNDPFPNRLFVGQKRVIPFSDLATIQELAAAHRERPSFLVGYLGYDLKNQLEALSSRNPNRLELPDAYFVEPEWIIDFEKDSVVIRGEGDLEAVARMITLTPGPSPILGEGGETASLATLSQNGRGAGGEGKRVQCRVSHQEYLANVRRIQQHILAGDVYELSYCIEFFAENIDLEPLDTYMALNERSPMPFSSFLKIGDQYIIGASPERFLKKEGNTILSQPIKGTIRRGATPEEDSMLRAQLLNSEKERAENLMIVDLVRNDLARSAQTGSVQINELFGIYGFQQVYQMISTVSATLREDVSWADAIQNAFPMGSMTGAPKIRAMELIDELEVSRRGVYSGTVGFITPDGDFDFSVVIRTLLYNAQRQYASFSVGSAITYDADPKQEWEECLLKARAIRTVLEGSF; translated from the coding sequence ATGAATGTGCTGCATGTATCTGCTACCGATACGCTGTCAATTCAGTGGCAGGCGTTGACGTGGGCTATGAGCCAGCAGGCACATGAAGGCGGCTTTGTTGCATTTTTGAATAATAATAACATTGCTTACCCCAATGACCCGTTTCCAAACCGACTGTTTGTCGGTCAGAAACGGGTCATTCCGTTTTCGGATTTGGCGACCATTCAGGAGTTGGCTGCTGCCCATCGCGAACGGCCTTCCTTTTTAGTGGGCTATCTGGGCTACGATCTCAAAAATCAACTTGAAGCATTAAGCAGCCGTAACCCCAATCGACTGGAATTGCCTGATGCTTATTTTGTAGAGCCCGAGTGGATTATTGATTTTGAAAAGGATAGCGTAGTGATTCGGGGCGAGGGGGATTTGGAAGCTGTTGCCCGTATGATTACCCTCACCCCCGGCCCCTCTCCCATTTTGGGAGAGGGGGGGGAAACGGCAAGCCTTGCTACCCTCTCCCAAAATGGGAGAGGGGCCGGGGGTGAGGGTAAACGCGTCCAATGCCGTGTCTCCCACCAAGAATATCTAGCCAACGTTCGGCGGATTCAGCAACACATTCTGGCGGGCGACGTATATGAGTTGAGTTACTGCATTGAGTTCTTTGCGGAAAACATTGATCTGGAGCCGCTGGACACCTACATGGCTCTGAATGAGCGGTCGCCAATGCCGTTTTCAAGTTTTTTGAAAATTGGTGATCAATATATAATAGGTGCATCGCCGGAGCGGTTTCTGAAAAAAGAAGGTAATACTATACTGTCGCAACCGATTAAAGGAACCATCCGCCGGGGAGCAACACCCGAAGAGGATTCGATGCTTCGGGCGCAGCTCCTGAACTCCGAAAAGGAGCGAGCCGAAAACCTGATGATTGTCGATCTGGTACGGAATGACCTTGCCCGAAGTGCCCAAACCGGCTCGGTGCAGATAAATGAGCTGTTTGGTATTTACGGCTTTCAGCAAGTTTATCAGATGATTTCAACCGTATCGGCCACGTTGCGAGAGGATGTTTCCTGGGCCGATGCAATTCAGAATGCCTTTCCAATGGGCAGCATGACAGGTGCTCCAAAAATCCGGGCTATGGAGCTGATTGATGAACTGGAGGTCAGTAGAAGAGGGGTATACTCGGGGACCGTAGGCTTCATCACGCCTGATGGCGATTTTGATTTTAGCGTGGTTATTCGAACGCTACTCTATAATGCCCAACGTCAGTACGCTTCATTTTCCGTTGGAAGCGCCATTACGTACGACGCCGACCCAAAGCAGGAATGGGAAGAGTGCCTGTTAAAAGCACGTGCCATTCGTACTGTATTAGAGGGTAGTTTCTAG
- a CDS encoding NYN domain-containing protein encodes MLAASRLTRIGVFYDGNYFLHVSNYYNYSHERRSRISISGLHAFIRRQVAEEEGVNERLCQIVDAHYFRGRLNAHEANQRGNQLFYDRLFDDILMSEGVVTHYLPVKTYQGYRQEKGIDVWLALEAFELAQYKKFDVVVLITSDGDYVPLIRKLNTLGSRIMVLSWDFEFLNEQGEKQVTRTSQDLLEEVSYPVGMHGLIDDRSRRNDMVIQNLFVKQQTARPTFTAIAANGSSYGNGFTNGLSAGDEYETAYSSLDEPNYNLADGLNLVDDDPEGRKISTIRSLKTGYGFVNYPPNNLFFHYTSLIDTDFNELQIDDEIEFTIGQNAEGKDIAVDVRLLRS; translated from the coding sequence ATGCTAGCAGCATCCAGATTAACCCGGATTGGGGTTTTCTATGACGGTAACTATTTTTTACACGTAAGCAACTACTATAATTATTCTCACGAACGTCGTAGCCGTATAAGCATTTCGGGTTTACACGCATTCATTCGTCGGCAGGTAGCCGAAGAAGAAGGCGTCAACGAGCGTCTGTGCCAAATTGTAGATGCTCATTATTTTCGTGGGCGTCTCAATGCACATGAAGCGAATCAACGTGGTAATCAGCTATTTTACGATCGGCTGTTTGATGATATCCTGATGTCGGAAGGAGTGGTTACCCACTACCTGCCCGTAAAAACGTATCAGGGCTATCGGCAGGAAAAAGGAATTGATGTTTGGTTGGCTCTTGAAGCGTTCGAGCTAGCTCAATACAAGAAATTCGATGTGGTGGTACTCATTACGTCTGATGGTGACTATGTTCCGCTGATTCGTAAACTGAACACGCTAGGCTCCCGCATTATGGTGCTTAGCTGGGATTTTGAATTCCTGAATGAGCAGGGCGAAAAACAGGTTACGCGCACGTCGCAGGATTTGCTGGAAGAAGTATCGTATCCAGTAGGTATGCACGGGCTAATTGACGACCGAAGCCGCCGTAACGATATGGTTATTCAGAACCTGTTTGTAAAGCAGCAAACCGCTCGCCCAACTTTTACGGCGATCGCTGCCAATGGCAGTAGCTACGGGAACGGATTTACGAACGGACTTTCGGCAGGTGATGAGTATGAAACGGCCTATTCGTCGTTAGATGAGCCAAATTATAATCTTGCCGATGGCCTGAATTTGGTTGATGATGACCCCGAAGGACGAAAAATAAGTACAATTCGCAGTCTGAAAACGGGTTATGGTTTCGTGAATTATCCGCCTAACAATCTGTTTTTCCATTATACTAGTCTGATTGATACCGATTTCAATGAATTGCAGATAGACGACGAAATTGAATTTACGATTGGTCAAAACGCTGAAGGTAAAGATATTGCCGTCGACGTCCGGCTATTGCGATCTTAA